GGTGCACGCCGCCCTGTCCAAGTGGAACGGACGCCTGGAGTCGGCGAACGACACCCAGCGCCGCGCCCTCGGTCTTTTCCTCGGCGACTACATGTCGGTGCGCTATGGCGACGATCTGGTGCGGGAGCTGAAGGAGCTCGTCAAGTTCCGAACCTTCCACAACGTGGTCTCCGAGAACCCGGACAACCCGGAGTTCCAGTCCGCCCTGGCGTACTTGGCGGATCTGGCGCAGGGTCTCGACCTGAGCGTGGTGAAGCATGGCACCGAGACCCTGGAAATCCGCCTGGAGCCGGCCAAGGGGCAGGGCGGCGGGCCACCGGTCGTGATGTTCACCCATGTCGAGGTCATGCGACCGGTGGAATACAAGTGGGACCAGGACACGCCGCCCTTCAGCATGCAGCTCAAGGACGGCCGCTGGGTGGGTTGCGGCGTCTACGGCGACAAGGGGCCGATGGTCGTCAACCTGTTCGCCCTGAAGGTCCTGCGAGACGCGGGTCTCGTCCTCGCCCGGCCGCTGGTGCTGCTCGTGGGTACGCAGATGAGCACGCCGACCTCCGGCATCGCCAGCAGCCTGGCGATGCTGAAGACGCCGCCGGCCCTGGTGCTGGCGGCGGACGGCACCTTCCCCTACTCCGAGGGGCAGATGGGCGACCTGGTGGCGCGGGTCGCGTCGACGCGGGGGATGAAGTCCACCGCGGGGCTCAAGCCCGGTGAGTTCTACATCTACAAGATGTCGTCGTACTACTCGATGAACACGGTGCCGGCGGAGACCCGGGTCTGGGTCCTGTACAAAGATCCGGTCAATTCCACCAATCCGTCGCTGGACATGGTCACCAAGTGGCGCGGGATCATGGAGCCGCACCAGACGACGATCCCGGTGTCGCGCTACGGCACCTACGTGCAGGACGACACCCTGCACTTCTTCAGCTACACGCTCCCCTCGCACGTGGAGAGCGAAACGGGCCGCAACGCCATCATGGACATGGCCTCGGCGCTGGCCAAGGCCCCCATGCTCACCAACTCGGCCTGGGACATCATCCGCTTCCTCGACACCGGCCTGCGCTCCGACCCCACGGGCAAGGCGGCGGGTCTCTACTACGAGGATCCGAAGATGGGCTCGACGCGGGTGAACCCGGTGCAGTTCGATCGCATCGGCGAGGAGGTGGCCGTCCTGGTCGACGTGCGCTTCCCGGCCGGGCACGATCGCGGCTGGATCAAGACGCGCTTCGCCGACCTGGTGACGAAGTTCAACCGCGACACCAAGACGCAGCTCGTCTTGAGCTGGGAAGGGGAAGGACGCGAACCGGTGCAGCAGGCACCGCCGCCGACCGTGCGCGACTGGCTGGTGGATGCCTACGAGTTGGGGAGCGGCGACATCGGCGCCGAGGCCGCAGGAATCTCCCGCAGCGCCGGCAACCTGATGCCGCCGGCCATCCCCTTCGGCCCCGAGCGACCTTCGGTGGACAAGCACGGCCACACGCAGCACGAATCGATCTCCGAGCGCGAGCTGTCCGATCTCTCGGTCGCCTATTGCTCCGCGCTCGCCTGGTTCAGCAGCGCCACGGCGGTCCCATGAGCCGGCGGAGGGAAGGAGAAGCGTGAAGATCGGTGTCCTCATCAAGCAGGTCCCGGACACGGAGACCAAGATCCGCATCGCTCCGGAGGGCACGGACATCGTCCGCGACGGCATCAAGTACGTCATGAATCCGTACGATGAGATCGCGGTGGAGCTGGGCCTGCAGCTCAAGGAGCGCGTCGGCGGCGATTCCAGCGTCACCGTGCTCTCCGTAGGGCCGGCGCGGGTGGCGGAGGCGTTGCGCACGGCCCTCGCCATGGGCGCCGATCGGGCGCTGCACGTGAAGGACGACGCCTGCGACGGCGGCGACGCCTTGGCCACCGCGCGCGTGCTGGCGGCGGCGTTGCGTCCCGAAGCCTTCGACCTCGTCCTCGCCGGCAAGATGGCCATCGATGACAATGCCTCCAGCGTCCCCGCCGCGGCGGCGGTGCTCCTCGACCTGCCCTGGGTTGGACTCATCCATGCCTTCGAGCTGGGCGGCGACGGCAAGAGTGCCCGGGTGCGGCGGCGCGTCGACGGCGGCGAGGAAGTCGTCGCCTGCAGTTTGCCGGCGCTCTTCACCTGCGAGAAGGGCGTCGCCGAGCCGCGTTACGCCAGCCTCACAGGCATCATGAAGGCGAAGAAAAAACCCATCGAAGAGAAGACGGCGGCGGCCCTCGGCTTGAGCGCGGAGCAGATCGGCAAGGCCGGCGCCGCCGTACGGGTGCAGCGGCTGCTCCCCCTCCCGGAGCGCGGCGCCTGCAAGTTCATCGAGGGCGACGCGCAGCAGCAGGCACGCACCCTGGTCCAGCTCCTGCGCAACGAGGCCAAGGTCGTCTGAGGCGCAGCGTCACCCCATTCCGCGGAGAGCGCCATGGCGAAAAAGATCCTCATCGTCGGTGAGAGCAAGGACGGGGCGCTCCGCAAGACCACGCTGGAGGTGCTGGCGGCGGGACGCGCCCTGGCGGCGAAGAGCGGCGGTGCGCCGGAAGGAGCGCTCGTCGGCTCCGGCCTGGACAAGGCGGCGGCGGAGTTCGCCGCGCAAGGCGTCACCGTGCACAGCGTGGACCACGCCGCCTACGCCCGCTACGCCGTCGACACCTGGGCCGAGGCGCTGGTGCGCCTGGTACGCGAGCGCGGCTACGAGATCGTCCTCTTCGCCGACACCACGCTGGCCAAGGATCTGGCCCCGGTGCTGGCGGCGTCTCTCGACGCCGCGCTGGTCACCGACGTGGTGCACCTCGACGTGGGCCCGGACGGTTTGCTGCGCGCCGTGCACCCCATCTTCACCGGCAAGGTGAACGCCGAGTTCGTCCTCCAGGCTAGGCCGGTGCAAGTGCTCACCGTGCGACCGCACACCTATCCCGCTGCCACCGCCGACGGCGCCCCGGGCACGGTGGAGAAGCTGGACTGGAGCCCGGAGCGCGCCCCGCGCACCGAGGTGGTGGAGCGCGTCGCTGCCGCTGCCGGCCGGGTCGAGCTCGCCGAGGCCGAAGTCGTCGTCTCCGGCGGCCGCTCGCTCAAGTCGGAGGAGAACTTCAAGATCATCGAGGCGCTGGCCTCGGTGCTGGGCGGCGCCGTGGGTGCCTCGCGCGCCGCCGTCGATGCGGGGTATCAGCCGCACAGCCGCCAGGTGGGGCAGACGGGCAAAGTGGTCAACCCGTCGCTCTATGTGGCCTGCGGTATCAGCGGCGCCATCCAGCACCTGGTGGGCATGCGCACCTCGAAGGTGATCGTGGCGGTGAACAAGGATCCCAACGCCCCCATCTTCCAGAACGCCGACTACGGCGTCGTCGGCGATCTGTTCGAAATTGTGCCGCTGCTCACCCAGGAATTCAAGAAGCTGCTCGGCAAGGAGTGATGCGCTCCCATCCTGGCGTGCCGGTGTCGGCGGACCCGCCGCTCCGCATCGTGCTCGTCGAGCCCGAGATCCCGGGCAACACCGGCAGCATTGGCCGGCTCGCCCTGGCGACCCGTTGTCCGCTGCACCTGGTGGAACCCTTCGGCTTCCGCATCGACGACAAGGCCCTCCGCCGCGCCGGGCTCGACTACTGGCCGGAGGCCGAGATCTACTACCACGCCTCCTTCGCCGCTCTCCTCGAGGCGCTGCCGGGTTGTTCCTTCCACCTGCTCTCCACCCATGCGGCCACTCCATACACCCGCATCGGCTTCCGGCGCGGCGACTTGGTGGTCTTCGGCAAGGAGACGACGGGCCTCGACCCAGCGCTCCTGGCGCAGCATGCGGAGCGTTGCTTCGCCATCCCCATGTGGAACGAAGCCCGCAGCCTCAACCTGGCCATGGCGGCCGGCATCGTCGTCTATGAAGGTCTGCGCCAGCTGGGATGCTTGTCGGCGTAGCGTATTGCTTTCCCGCGCCTTCAGCCTCGCCTAGACTCCCGACCCATTGCGGACGCTGCGCCGCCTGGGAGGGACACGTGACCGCCGCGCACGATTTCGTCGAGCTGCAGGAAGATGTCTCGGCGAGCCCGTTGTGGAACGCCGACCTCGCCCCCACGACGCTGGCACAGAGAACCTGGTCCACCTATCACATCGCCGCGCTCTGGATCGGCATGAGCGTGGTGATCTCGACCTATCTCCTCGCCGCCGGCCTCATCGAGCAGGGCATGACCTGGTGGCAGGCCTTGTGTACCATCCTCCTGGGCAACGTCATCGTGCTCGTGCCGATGGTGCTGAACGCGCACGCGGGCACCAAGTACGGCGTGCCCTTCCCGGTGCTTTGCCGCGCCAGCTTCGGCACCCGCGGTGCTCACGTGCCGGCGCTGCTCCGCGGCATGGTGGCCTGCGGCTGGTTCGGCATCCAGACCTGGGTCGGCGGCAGCGCTCTCGATCTGCTCGGGCAGGCGATCTGGCCTGGCTGGCAGAATGTCCCGGGCCACGCCTGGATCGCCTTCTTCGTCTTCTGGGGAATTCAGGTCATCATCATCCTGCGCGGCATGCAGGGGATCAAATGGCTCGAGGCCTGGGGCGCGCCGCTCTTGCTCCTCGGCGGGGCGCTGCTGTTGCTCTGGGCCCTGCGCGCGGCAGGGGGTTGGAGCGGCATCTCGAGCGGGGCCGAGAAGCTCCGGGGTCACCGGGAGCATGCGTTCAGCCACATCTTCTGGCCTGGTTTGACCGCCAACGTGGGCTATTGGGCGACGTTGTCGCTCAACATTCCCGATTTCAGCCGCTTCGCCCGCAGCCAGCGCGAACAGATGTGGGGACAGGCGCTCGGTCTGCCCACCACCATGTTCGCCTTCTCCTGCATCGGCGCCCTGGTCACGAGCGCCACCGTCGTCGTCTACGGCGAACCCGTCTGGGATCCGGTGGCGCTGGTGTCCCGCTTCGGTTCTCCCCTCATCGTCGTCTTCGCGGCGCTCGTCATCTTCGTCGCCCAGATCACCACCAACATGGCGGCAAACGTCGTGGCCCCGGCGGCCGGTTTCTCCAACCTCGACCCGCGACGGATCTCCTTCCTCGCCGGCAGCCTGGTCACCGCCGTCCTCGGCATCGTCATGATGCCCTGGAGGATCATGCACAGCGCCGGGGACTACATCTTCACCTGGCTCATCGGCTACTCGAGCCTCATGGGAGCGCTGGCGGGGATCTTGATCTGCGATTACTGGGTGCTGCGCCGGCGGCGGCTCGTGCTCCGCGATCTTTACTTGCCCGAGGGGCGTTACAGCTACGGCGGCAGCGGCGTGAACCGGCGGGCGCTGCTCGCCCTCGTGCTCGCCGTGCTCCCGGTGATCCCGGGCTTCCTGCACGCTGCCTTCACTTCCGGCGGCGTCGTGGCGTCGCCGAACTTCTTCGACCGGGTCTACACCTACGCCTGGTTCGTCACCTTCGCTCTCGGCTTCGCCCTCTATGGCCTGTTGATGCGCGGCCGCGCCGGGAGCGCCGACTGAAGCAACCTCACGGGAGCCGCACGATCTTGGTGGCAGGCCCTTCCGGCTGCACCAGTCGCGCCACGTAGATGCCTGCGCCCACCGACTGGCCCTGCCGGTCGAGTCCATCCCAGGCGAGCTCGCCGGCACCGTGGAGCAGCCGCACCAGCCTCCCGCTCGCGTCGTAGATACGGACGGTGCGCGGGGCGCCGGGCGCGACGCGGAACAGCGTGGTGCGGCGGAAGGGATTGGGGAAAGCAGAAAGGCCGGAGCGCGCCGCCTCCCTCCCGCCGAGTGCCGACAGCGTGGCTCGGCCGATGCGGAAGATGCGGCCGCCGTAGAACGAGGCGCCGTAGAGAGCGCCATCGGGCCCTGTCTCCAGGTCCACGACGCCATCGAGGCCGGTGGCGAAGAGAAAGAGATCGGCCTCTGTGGTGGAGTCGGCGACGCGGTCGCTGACCTCGGGCGCCGGGAGCACGATGGAACTGCGGTCCTGGACGAGGTCGTAGCGGTAGATCTTGCCCGGGTTGTTGTGGGTGCCGACGAAGAGGTCGTCGCGATACTGCACCCCGAGGCTGTCGCTCTGCAGGAACAGCACCGCCGTCGGCGCCACGGTGGGGGTGAACCAAGAGAACACGGGATCGCTGTAGAAGGACCCGGGCGCCACCCAGAGGTGGTCCGCGCCGCTGGGGTTGCGTGACAGCGGCCCCCAGAGATCGCTCCAACCGCCGTTCGACCCAGGCAAGAAGCGGTCGATCTCGTCGTAGTCGCTCGGGCCATTGTCGCTCGCCCAGAGCACGCCGGTCTGGGGCTCGAAATCGAAGCCGAAGCTGTTGCGGATGCCGTAGCCATAGGCGTACTGCATCGCCCCGCCCAGGCCGTAGAAGGGATTGCTCGCCGGTGGCGCGCCATCCGGCTGGATACGGAAGACGATGGAGGTCGTGTCGGGGGGCGTGCCGGTCTCGACGTTCTGCAGATTGCCGCTGAAGGAGCGGCCGACGTCGCCGATGGTGCCGTAGAGCATGCCGTCCGGGCCGAAGCGCAGCGCGCCGCCTTGGTGGATGTATCCCGGCCGGCCCGGGAGGCGCAGGAGGAGCTGGGGCGACACGAGCGCGCCGCCATTCCAGACATAGCGCTCGACACGGTTCTCGAGCACCGCATCAGAGGTGAAGACGTCCACCGCCGTCGGGCTCGCCGAGTAGTAGAGATAGACGAAGCCGTTGCTCGCGAACTGCGGATCGACGGCGACGCCGAGGAGGCCGCGCTCACCGAAGTTCGACACCGCCAGATCCAACGCCGTGCCCTGGAAGACGCCGTCGCGGAAGTGCTGCACCAGGCCGCTGTACTTCTCCAGCACCAGCAGATCGACGGGGCCGGGGAGAGGGAGGAAGGCGAAGTTCGTCGGCCAGGCGGGACAGCAGGCGTAGGTCGACACCACGAGGGTCGGGTCGCTCACGCTTTGCGCCGCGGCCTCCGGCGGCAACAGCAGCGCCGTGACCGCGCCGAGGGGAGCGAATCGCGACGGGCGCATCGCACTCAGCGCCCTTTCTTCGTGCCCTTCGACCAGGCGCAGCGGCAGCCCAAGCGGTCGATGGGCTGATTCGGCGTGTTCTTGCTCCGGTTCGCCACCATCGCATCACCCACCGGCTGCCGCGGGCTCGAGAAGCAACCGCCGCGGGCGGCGCGCCACGGTGTGGGCTTGTCGGGGCCGCGCGGATCGCGTGCCGGTGAACGAGTGTAATACTTGTCGTCGAACCAGTCGTAGCACCATTCCCACACGTTGCCCACCATGTCCAGGGCCCCGTAGGGGCTCGCTCCCTTGGGGAAGCTGCCCACGGGCGCGGGGCGCCGGAAGGTGTCGGGCCCGGCATCGTCGCCCCAGAAGTTGCAGCGATCGGGCTCCCAGACGTTGCCCCACGGATAGATGCGCCCATCCGTGCCCCGCGCCGCCTTCTCCCATTCGGCCTCAGTGGGCAGACGCTTGCTCGCCCAAGCGCAATAGGCCCGCGCCTGTTCGTAGGTGATGTTCACCACCGGGTAATCGGGCTTGGCGAGGAAGTAGCCCTCTTCCCAGTAAGGGCTATTGGGATAGACCCGGCTCGTGGCGTCGCAGAAGGCCTTGAACTGCGCGTTCGTCACCTCGGTGCGATCGAGCCAGAAGTCTCCGAGCCAGACCTTGTGCTGCGGGCTCTCGTCGGCGTCGGAAGCGCCGGCGTCCTGTCCCATGAGAAACTCTCCCGCCGGGACGAACACCATGTTTTCTTGCAACGACTGCTCCGTCGGGGACTTCGGTGCTGCGGCGCAACCCGAGAGCGAAGCGATGCAGGCAAGCAACAGGAGAGACTGCGTTTGCCAGCGCAGCTCCAGGTGTCGACGCAAACGCTTCTCCCTGGCTCGGGGACCAGTCTCGGGATGAAACAGTCCTGACGGACTGTCTCGCGCTGGAACTCTGCCGCCTAAGTCTCGCGGTGAAACAGTTCCCGCCCCGGCGTTCCCGCGGGCGAATCTTAGTCGCTGGCCGCACGGCGTGGGAAGCATGGGCCCGCGGGATGGGAGGGGGCGAAGTGAACCAGAGGGGACAAAAAACGCGAGCCGGTTACCCAGCTCGCGCGGCGAGGAAAGCCGTTGGCGCCCCAGGACCGCAGGTGGGCTCGCTCGCCACTCCCCCCACAGGCATGAATCCGTGGCTTGCAGCCACTCCGGGAAGAGGGGCGCGCAACGGCGGAGACCACGGCTGGCGTGCGGTCGATCCGAAGAAAAGAGGAGCCGCCGCCACCGCCTTCGAGTTTTCGTTCAGTAGCGCGCGGCTCCTCTGCCTGCACGCCATCCTGAATCGTAGGCCTCGCATGCATCGTGCCTTCTCGCTGGCGAGGGCACCAATCCCTGCAGCAGATCCACAAGAGATGCGGCGAGTGGATTGAATCGACGCCACTTCGCCCCCGACGATGGGTGCTGGCGCCGCCAAGCGCTCTCGCGTCTGCCGGCTGGGGCCTGTATCGGGAGACTCCGAGCCAGCGTATTATTCGGATACGGTCGGGGCGCCCGCGCCTCCCCGAGCCGAGCCGAAGCGCGCAAGCGGCTGTTTTGGCTGTGCTTGGCCGGCCTAAACAAGCGAGATCCGGGTCCCTTCTTGGTACGGCCATTGCGTTGTCCCAAGCGGTGCACCAGCCGTCGACGTGCGCGCGCTCGCGGGTCCCATGGGAGCCGGTGTGATCCATCGTTTGCAGTACGCGTTCTGTTGTGCCGTTTCAGGGTTGCTTGCCGGCATCACCCTCTTGCCCTGGGGTCCCCTGGAGGTCTTCGAGCTCAAGACCCTCGATGTCCGCATGTGGGTGCGAGCGTTCTTCGATGAGCCGAAGCCCCGTTTCATGGTGGAGACCTTGGTCCTGGATGACGAGTCGCTGCGCGAG
The genomic region above belongs to Candidatus Krumholzibacteriia bacterium and contains:
- a CDS encoding M20/M25/M40 family metallo-hydrolase; amino-acid sequence: MLRARSLRFVPPGSVSGGAAAPLALAVFLLGFGAVGASAATDYLDLRERLETSRENLRTALAKYVRPADRLAFPADKGKAFRVYLDAALAATNAKQEFPEVHAALSKWNGRLESANDTQRRALGLFLGDYMSVRYGDDLVRELKELVKFRTFHNVVSENPDNPEFQSALAYLADLAQGLDLSVVKHGTETLEIRLEPAKGQGGGPPVVMFTHVEVMRPVEYKWDQDTPPFSMQLKDGRWVGCGVYGDKGPMVVNLFALKVLRDAGLVLARPLVLLVGTQMSTPTSGIASSLAMLKTPPALVLAADGTFPYSEGQMGDLVARVASTRGMKSTAGLKPGEFYIYKMSSYYSMNTVPAETRVWVLYKDPVNSTNPSLDMVTKWRGIMEPHQTTIPVSRYGTYVQDDTLHFFSYTLPSHVESETGRNAIMDMASALAKAPMLTNSAWDIIRFLDTGLRSDPTGKAAGLYYEDPKMGSTRVNPVQFDRIGEEVAVLVDVRFPAGHDRGWIKTRFADLVTKFNRDTKTQLVLSWEGEGREPVQQAPPPTVRDWLVDAYELGSGDIGAEAAGISRSAGNLMPPAIPFGPERPSVDKHGHTQHESISERELSDLSVAYCSALAWFSSATAVP
- a CDS encoding electron transfer flavoprotein subunit beta/FixA family protein — protein: MKIGVLIKQVPDTETKIRIAPEGTDIVRDGIKYVMNPYDEIAVELGLQLKERVGGDSSVTVLSVGPARVAEALRTALAMGADRALHVKDDACDGGDALATARVLAAALRPEAFDLVLAGKMAIDDNASSVPAAAAVLLDLPWVGLIHAFELGGDGKSARVRRRVDGGEEVVACSLPALFTCEKGVAEPRYASLTGIMKAKKKPIEEKTAAALGLSAEQIGKAGAAVRVQRLLPLPERGACKFIEGDAQQQARTLVQLLRNEAKVV
- a CDS encoding electron transfer flavoprotein subunit alpha/FixB family protein — translated: MAKKILIVGESKDGALRKTTLEVLAAGRALAAKSGGAPEGALVGSGLDKAAAEFAAQGVTVHSVDHAAYARYAVDTWAEALVRLVRERGYEIVLFADTTLAKDLAPVLAASLDAALVTDVVHLDVGPDGLLRAVHPIFTGKVNAEFVLQARPVQVLTVRPHTYPAATADGAPGTVEKLDWSPERAPRTEVVERVAAAAGRVELAEAEVVVSGGRSLKSEENFKIIEALASVLGGAVGASRAAVDAGYQPHSRQVGQTGKVVNPSLYVACGISGAIQHLVGMRTSKVIVAVNKDPNAPIFQNADYGVVGDLFEIVPLLTQEFKKLLGKE
- a CDS encoding tRNA (cytidine(34)-2'-O)-methyltransferase translates to MRSHPGVPVSADPPLRIVLVEPEIPGNTGSIGRLALATRCPLHLVEPFGFRIDDKALRRAGLDYWPEAEIYYHASFAALLEALPGCSFHLLSTHAATPYTRIGFRRGDLVVFGKETTGLDPALLAQHAERCFAIPMWNEARSLNLAMAAGIVVYEGLRQLGCLSA
- a CDS encoding NCS1 family nucleobase:cation symporter-1, which translates into the protein MTAAHDFVELQEDVSASPLWNADLAPTTLAQRTWSTYHIAALWIGMSVVISTYLLAAGLIEQGMTWWQALCTILLGNVIVLVPMVLNAHAGTKYGVPFPVLCRASFGTRGAHVPALLRGMVACGWFGIQTWVGGSALDLLGQAIWPGWQNVPGHAWIAFFVFWGIQVIIILRGMQGIKWLEAWGAPLLLLGGALLLLWALRAAGGWSGISSGAEKLRGHREHAFSHIFWPGLTANVGYWATLSLNIPDFSRFARSQREQMWGQALGLPTTMFAFSCIGALVTSATVVVYGEPVWDPVALVSRFGSPLIVVFAALVIFVAQITTNMAANVVAPAAGFSNLDPRRISFLAGSLVTAVLGIVMMPWRIMHSAGDYIFTWLIGYSSLMGALAGILICDYWVLRRRRLVLRDLYLPEGRYSYGGSGVNRRALLALVLAVLPVIPGFLHAAFTSGGVVASPNFFDRVYTYAWFVTFALGFALYGLLMRGRAGSAD
- a CDS encoding PQQ-dependent sugar dehydrogenase, with the protein product MRPSRFAPLGAVTALLLPPEAAAQSVSDPTLVVSTYACCPAWPTNFAFLPLPGPVDLLVLEKYSGLVQHFRDGVFQGTALDLAVSNFGERGLLGVAVDPQFASNGFVYLYYSASPTAVDVFTSDAVLENRVERYVWNGGALVSPQLLLRLPGRPGYIHQGGALRFGPDGMLYGTIGDVGRSFSGNLQNVETGTPPDTTSIVFRIQPDGAPPASNPFYGLGGAMQYAYGYGIRNSFGFDFEPQTGVLWASDNGPSDYDEIDRFLPGSNGGWSDLWGPLSRNPSGADHLWVAPGSFYSDPVFSWFTPTVAPTAVLFLQSDSLGVQYRDDLFVGTHNNPGKIYRYDLVQDRSSIVLPAPEVSDRVADSTTEADLFLFATGLDGVVDLETGPDGALYGASFYGGRIFRIGRATLSALGGREAARSGLSAFPNPFRRTTLFRVAPGAPRTVRIYDASGRLVRLLHGAGELAWDGLDRQGQSVGAGIYVARLVQPEGPATKIVRLP
- a CDS encoding SUMF1/EgtB/PvdO family nonheme iron enzyme; this encodes MRRHLELRWQTQSLLLLACIASLSGCAAAPKSPTEQSLQENMVFVPAGEFLMGQDAGASDADESPQHKVWLGDFWLDRTEVTNAQFKAFCDATSRVYPNSPYWEEGYFLAKPDYPVVNITYEQARAYCAWASKRLPTEAEWEKAARGTDGRIYPWGNVWEPDRCNFWGDDAGPDTFRRPAPVGSFPKGASPYGALDMVGNVWEWCYDWFDDKYYTRSPARDPRGPDKPTPWRAARGGCFSSPRQPVGDAMVANRSKNTPNQPIDRLGCRCAWSKGTKKGR